GTGACCAACAAAGACAAGCACACAGCCTCAGTTAATCAGACTGTTGTAGCTAAATCTCCTTCAGTAAGCGCTGTGAAGACTACAAAAGACAAGCCTGCCCCCACTGGAGCTCTAAATGTTCAGTCAGCATCCACAAAGTCCGCTTCAGCCAGCAGTGCTAAAACTACCAAAGACAAAATCCAATCCTTGGTCAATCAAACTGTTTCAATGAAATCTCCTTCAACGAGTGATGGGAAGACTGCCAAAGACAAGTCTACCCCCACCATCGTTCAAAATATTCAGTCAACAGCCACGAAGTCTGTTCCTGCCAGTGGAGCTAAAACCATCAAAAACAAGCTCACAGCCTCCATCAATCAGACTGTTGCAGTTAAATCTCCCTCCATCAGTGATGTGAAGAACACCAAAGACAAGCCTGCCCCCGCAGTAGTTCAAACTGCCCTATCAACACCAGTGAAGGCTGCTACAGCTAGTGGTTCTGCAGCTGACAAAGATAAGGTCACAGCCTCTGCCAATCAGACCACTGAAATCAAGGCTCCCACCAGCACCAAGGAAAAACCTGCCCCCGCACAACCAATCAAGGTGGTCATTACTGAAGACTGCGAGTCCAGCAAAACCAAGGAGCAGGAACTGAAGCTGAAGCCTGGCGCTCCTCTGGTGATGACGCACAAGATCAGTTTGTTGCCTGGTGGTTGCACCGGGAGCTGTGAGGCTGAGATGGCTGCGCTGAAAGGACGCGTGGCCCgactggagagagagatgtcATCTCTGAAAGAGAAATGTATGATTTTCTTATGTCAATTCTGTAGTTTCATTCTACATATTTGGGAGTCTTCTgcttttttcattatatttgacACAACTCATTAGAGATGTGGTTTTAAAGATTGTGATTCTTTTTTGTTGCTGCCCAGGTCCATGTTCTGCAAGTTGTCCAAATGATTGTAGTGGCAATGGGGAATGTGAGAAGGGGAAATGTGTCTGCCGAAAGGGATTTCTGGGTCCAGACTGCAGTAAGTGCGCCCAAGGAGCAGAGTGTAATAAAAGTAAGTGAGAGTCTTCACTGGTAGACATGGTGGCAGGGAAACAATTTTTTTAAgtgagagaaaatgttgtttattttccctTTGATAAATATGTCATTCATACCTTGATCCTACTACTCAATTTCAGAAGCTGCCAAAGGGAAGGTGAACAAAGACAGCAATGTCATCAAGGAAAACATGCAGGAAAAAAGCACCAAAGTAGAGCTCACACTCTTTGAGAAGAAGGACCAGAAGAAGGGGATTCAAGCCAAAGAGACTGAAGGCAAACCCAAAGTAGCCACTATTGCTAAAGCAGGTCTTGttaaaacacaagcaaaactAGATACTTCTGTTAAGAAAATAACTCTAAAAGTTTCTCCAAGTGCCACGAAGACCATTCGCCCCACCATCGGTCAAGTTCTGTTGAAACATGAAGGAAGAAAGCAAGAGGAGGCCCGCAAAGGCAAAACTACGGTCCTGGCCTCTAAAAAGGTTCTCCAAAAAACTGAACTCAAGCTTGTTAAGGAGGGAACTGAGACCAAATCATTTCCTAAATCTGACCAACTGAAAGACGAACCTCAAACTAATATAACCCAGAGTAATGTAAAGAAATCTAATGGCACGGCTAGAATTGTGACCGTTCTCTCCAAGGTTTTggcaacaaacaaaaccagaacAGGGAAGGAAAGCATTGAGCAGTCCACACTGGCTGAAAAGAATGTTACTCAATCCTCtggacaaaaacacatcaagaaGGTCAAAGTAGATGCTGTAAATGTACAGTCTgttgataataaaaacacagaagctgGCAAAATTGGAAAAGGAAAAGTTACACAGAAAAGTCAGTACGTAGTGAATTCAACCGCTACAGCAACTTCAGATGAGGCTCGAGCTCTGCAGAACAAAACGACTACCCATGTCTCTGGGGTGACCACCAGAAGGCTAGGAGGATCTGGATTAGGTTCTGTGAAAGTTGTGAACATTTCCTCCTACAGCTTCACTGTCACGTGGTCAGCACCACCAGGGATGTTCAAGAACTTCACTGTGATCAGGAGAGAGCCTCGAGCAGAGGGCGATGATGACGAACATGAGGAGTTTGAAGAGGAAGCTCTTGAAGAAGAAAAGGTCTCCAcagctaaaaacacaacagagttCCAGGTACACAGCGAGAGCACGAACATAACTGCCTTCTCTGGTAAAGCTGTTGGATCAAGAGGTAGAGCTGAGACCAAGAGGATCTCTATGGTGGTCCCTGGCAGCGTACGTTCCATTGAGTTCAGTAACCTTCGGGCAAACACACGTTACGTCCTACACATATATGGTACAGCTGCTGAGAGGAGATCAAAGATTCACAGAGTTATTGCAGCAACAGGTATTTAAAGCAGTAccacatttatcatttatgagCAACACCTGCAGGATGAATTTGTGGATTTGTGAATAACAGAAGCAAATAAAAACTTCCTTTTTTCTCAGGTCCTGAGCCAGCCACAGAGATGGTTTTCAGCAATGTAACAGAGTCATCTATCACTGTGTCCTGGTCCAAACCAAAGACCACATTCACTGGCTTCAGGGTCACATGCACCCACATTATCACAGGTCTGTCAAAAACTGCCTACATATTGCTTCACAGCTCAAAATGATTTTGCTTAAATCACAAATATTATCACAGTGTCAGTCAGTGTGGATATTTAATTAACTGAAGAATTTAAATGTTGTATTCGTCATGTGTCATCCTTCCAGGGGAGAGCCGGTCCATGAGCATTGACTCGAAGCAGTTGCATGTGGTTCTGTCCAACTTGTCTGCTGGAATCTCCTACATGATCACTGTAACCTCTACACATGGTAGAGCACAGAGTGACGCCCTCTCCTCCACCATCACCACAGGTACACAGTTAGTTAAGTTTAGTGTTGGGTACAGCTACACTTTTGCTGCCTTGgcatgtgaaaaaaagaataaacacaCTATAAATTGTCTCTTGACTGCAGTACCTGCACCTCCAACACATCTTCAAGCCATCAATGTGACAGATACCAGAGCTGTGCTGCAATGGACACCCAGTCTAGGGAAAGTAGACCGCTTCATCATCAGCTATGAGTCCTCCAAGAGTGAGTACTAGATACATTATGCTACTGTTATGACTAATGACAAAGTGCTAATGACTATGCTAAGTGTTTTTAATTCTCCTTCTTGCCACAGCTCCTaatgtgacagtgacagtgatgctGTCTGGAAACTCAGTGGAGCACCAGCTGAGAGGCCTGCAGAGAGGCACCCTGTACACAGTCAAAGTCCTGAGCCAGAAGGACAGTCTCCAGAGTACAGCCATCTCAACTACATTTACTACTGCGAATGGTGAGTAGAGGGGGAACCAGTAAAGTAAGATTGTGCTTGTTTACTTGGTTCCTGCTCTAAGAATTGAATTACCTGTTTGTGATGAGCAGCCCTCAGAGTCTACAGagtttaaaggggatgtatcattcacatttccaggtctatatttttattctggagctctattggaatatctctgcatgatttacattGATTTACTCcctatttatcttatactggccctttatgcagcccctcagttcagcctctgtctgaaacaggctgttttagctcccgtctctttaaggccccctcccgatgagcccactctgttctgattgggtAGCTTCAagaagctgcccctcggcagacttCCAGCGATTGcagaggctatgtaaacaaacagtagtggtgggatttcacttctttttttcgttctttactcgaaatgggaacttctcaaatacatctgtacacgtTTGAGCCAAAATCCGATCAGAAATATACAAGTGGACAACACAATCAGCCCATTGAACAACCTTAGCTATAATCTTAGCAAAAAGGCTATGAATCggatggccatttgtgggcatgtgcaaacaatctgacatcgTCACGAGAAGGAAATAGAGGTAatattgcaaacaaagtgttcagaaCAGGCTAAAACCCTagcttttgacttgcagagagcatttttacatatattcacGTCAAGTTTTGCAACTTGAAAAATAACAGAGCATTACAAAAAGCatgacatgtcccctttaaagtgtgtaaaactaaatgtttttgcatttttgtgtcCCTTAGTGGTTAAAGCCAGTGAGGTGGGTGCTCGCTCTGCACTGATAGTGTGGAAAACCTCCACTGTTGTTTATCACAGTTACAGAGTGATCTACCAGGTGGTAGGAGAAGAGACAAAAGTGAGCAACATTCCTTCATCATCGGCACTTACAAAGAGAGCCCCAACATTTACAAAATTGCCGAGaataactctgtgtgtgtttatacgtATACATTAGGAGTTGACCCTGGAACCCACCATCACAGAGTATAAGCTGACAGGGCTGTTGCCCATGTCACGCTATATTGTTCTGGTACAAGGCGAGAGAGACGGACACTACACACCTCTTGTCACCTCAGAATTCATCACAGGTAATGTACTTTAAGTAATGCAAACCTTAAGATGAACCCCTATATGAACCCCCTCCTATACCCGCTCTGTCATTATGCTATAAATATTAGTTTATCATTACTCCAATGCTTTTTCTCATCACTTAGGGAAAGTGCGTTTCCCTTTCCCCACTGAGTGCTCTCAGGAGCTGCTGAATGGAGCTCTGCAGTCAGGAGAGGTGGATATCTACCCCCAAGGGAGAGAGGGACAAGCAGTCAGAGTCTACTGTGACATGGAGACTGATGGAGGCGGCTGGACggtgagaaacactgatgtCACTTGAAAGAAACTTTGCACTGAAGTAATGCCTGAATGCATTTAGACAGTAGCCAGTAacctgttgtgtgttttctaggTGTTCCAAAGGAGGATTAATGGTAAGACTGATTTCTACAGAACCTGGAGTGAATACAATGCTGGTTTTGGGAACCTCAGCGAGGAGTTCTGGCTTGGTACGTTGTCATCACATCCGCACCAAATATTATTCAATAAGTCAATCAGTAAATCTAAACTGTGCACTCTTCTTCCCTCTCACCATCAGGAAATGAGCTGCTGCACAACCTGACCAGTATTGGCCCTGTGAGTCTGAGAGTGGATATGCGATCTGGAAATGACACTGCTTATGCTCACTATGCCAACTTCTCCATTGATTCAGAGGAGAAGTATTATACCCTCACAGTGTCCGGCTACACAGGAACAGCAGGTGCAAATTttgaaaactgaataaaagctGACTTGAACATGCAGCGAAAGCGTAACAATTCAGACCTCAATGTCATTGTATTTCTCTGTCAGGTGACTCTATGAGGTACCATAATGGTCGCCCGTTCTCAGCTCGGGACAAGGACCCTCATTCTTTGGGGATCCACTGCGCCAAGGCCTACATGGGAGGCTGGTGGTACAAGAACTGCTACAAGACCAACCTCAATGGTCTTTATGGCTCAAACAGTAATAATCAGGTACGATTAATCTCTACTGAACTGAACAGTTTTATCCTCTGTGATACGGCACACTGACAgaaacttttctgtttgttctgataCAGGGAATAGTCTGGATAGACTGGAAAGGTAAAGACTCCTCCATTCCATTCACTGAGATGAAGTTCAGACCATCCAGGTTCTCTCCTGCAACTCATGGCTAAGGATACATCAGCCTCCATGTGCCGTCCACCCTGAAAATCTTACATCTGAGATTTGGAGCTCCAGAAATCCAGAAGAGAGTGGATCCCATTGTTGCTGCATGTCACGTTCCAACTAGAAATGCATGTGCAGTCGTTTTGAGAGCTGTAATAATGAGTGTGTTTCAATTCACCAGGATTTATtccagttttgttgttgtgctgtttctTTAGGAAAAGTACCATCAGAGctgagaaatgtttttattgcaaCTTTTTGTGTACTGTTCTACTGTTCTGTCTGACCCGTCCATTTCAACGCAATTTTGTTTTGACTCTAATACGCTTTTGTGCACCACCATGGTATGCCACCTCACTACTACTGTAATTAAATATGCACTGTCTCACTCCATTGGAATAAATGTGGCTAACGTGGGTCTGAAGTGTGGCTGTTTTCCTtttgtaaaagtgaaattaaacatccaaatcctctttctctttctctgcaagATAAAGAAACGCAGGGGTGGATGTGTTATCATGCCCTTCAGCAAGTGTGTGTTGCTTTCATCTCATCATCAGAGATCTTGACCAAAAGAAATATTTAGACATCCTTGAGTTTAGTGAAACACCAACAGCATATCAAGCTTACGTGCTAAGAGGCTGATGAGAAAGCTATAAATGGGATGAGTAGTGTGATAACCAGCTTTCTGAAGTGGGACAGCAACAAGACACAAAATGGCAATGGAAATATCAGTGATCAGTGTGGGAGCTGTACTTTTAGTTGTACTGCTGTTTCTGCTGATTTGCATATATGATCAAAGAGACAAATCCACACAAGGACATCACAAGGGAAGTAGGTCTACAGGTAACTATCTACTTGTTGTTTGTAGATTTATATTTGACCATGTAAGTTGTAcaatcaattattttaatttcatgaaaatacaaatgttCATAAATAGGACAGTTATCAAACACATTGGAAACTACTACAACACTTTTACTTTATTATGGATCTAATGGATTTCTATAATTTGTAATAACTCTCACTTTGTCTTGCCTTTGTCTTTTCTAACTCTATTTATCCAGTAGTTGAATCTAGACTTCTGCAGTATCTCTATCAGTTTCTTCCCTACTCCtcgtctccctccctcccaggTCCTCCAAGCCTCTTCCTCATTGGCAATATGATGGAGCTGACACATGATCATCTACCAATTCACCTGACGAATCTGGCACAACGCTATGGAAACATTTACCGGCTTAAATGTGGAAACACTAGTAATcatcatgttttaaatttatGGATTTTACGTAATTTTGTTATGTCACAAATCAAGCTAATGAACACTTTATTGTAGACAGTAGGGTTCAGATTGCCACCATACCAAAACCCAGTGAACATACAaatatatgttgtgtttttttcagccATGGTGGTACTTAATAGTAGTGAAGTCATAAGGGAAGCACTGGTGAAGAAATGGTCTGACTTTGCTGGGAGACCAATTTCATACACAGGTGAATATCTCAAACTTGTTTTGCAATGATAGTAATTATTGTGTGACACTTAAGTCTCTTTCTGACAGGAGATATTGTGTCTGGGGGAGGGCGCTCCATTTCTCTGGGAGACTATAGCGAGGAATGGAGGGCACATCGCCGTCTTGTCCACAGTGCCTTGCAGCGTTGCTGCCAGCAGTCTTTACATGCTGTGATTGAAAGACAAGCAGTGCACCTGCGAAAGGTACAGAACACAAGAAGATCAGATTGTGGACCAATTGTgcctcacaaaaaaaaataatggtcTGTAATGAGATAGCAGAGATCCACACAGCAAACCAAATGTTAGGGTATTACCCAAATGGTCTCATAAACAGATGAAGCATTTAAAAAGATCTATTTACTCTTTAGGTTTTGATGGACTATCAAGGCAGTGCTGTAGATCTCTCAGAGGATTTCACAGTGGCAGCAAGTAATGTGATCACCACTTTGGCTTTTGGAAAAGAAGTGAGTgtcttttctccctctgctcAGTTTGTATCCTCTAAGGACATGAAAAGAGtattggagagaaaaaaaactactttcCACAGCAGCTCTCCTTGCGTGATCATGGCAGTGCTTGGTTGCCTGTTTATGTTGGACACTGAGCAAGGTCACTGTTTATGTTGCCCTTTTTAGCAGCATGCATGAGATAAGTGCATTCATAATGTACTAATCTATTACTGGAGAGTGTATTTCATTGGTAAGATGCCTTAAACCATAAACCTGTGTGATTTTTAGTATGACAAGAGTTCTTCAGAACTGCAGCAGTTGCACAACTGTCTGAATGAGATCGTTGGTCTGTGGGGCTCTTCTTGGATTTCTGCTCTGGACTCCTTCCCACTGCTCCGAGTcagtaaatatataatatataccaTCCTGACTGTAGATCATAGGGTGTATAGACTAACAAGCATCTTTAGAATGGAAATTCACACATTATGTCATCTGTTCTTTTGAAAGAAATTACCCAATCCTGTGTTTGCCCGTCTCCTTAAAGAGGTGGCCAGGAGAGATGAAATTATAGGAAAACACCTCAACAACTACAAGGTTGGTTAAATCAAGTAATCACAATCCAAAAAATTATACATGACTGAATGtacctgattttttttactatagtgtcaaagagagaggaagaatgaGAAATCATATCAAATAAAGTAATACGATAGCCACCTTTCACATTCAAGTTTGCTTTGTTACCTATACAGTCACAAGACACGAAAACTGAAGACGCCATCACAGGCTCACTCCTCCAGGGCCTTGACAAACATCACAACACAGAACATGGAGCGGTAAGTAATATAATACTGATTACCAGAGGAGATCAGTTTGTTAAACTTATCTGGAGCAGCATATGAATTGGATTTGGATGTGTatgttttatcttctttattTCAACAgataagatttttttctctaatgGAGCTgaaattttgagaaatatgaacTACAACTGGAAATTTATAATAATTAGTACTGGTGTACTGAAGGAC
This sequence is a window from Thunnus thynnus chromosome 10, fThuThy2.1, whole genome shotgun sequence. Protein-coding genes within it:
- the tnxba gene encoding tenascin-R; this translates as MLFTLGLILLLAPFPSFQTTTNERRNSTGSDMTKPNAVFIPSKPKTSVALAKQTIRPSLKPNTVNQTVLPTPAANQKPPANPAATTKSKPSPAVIQTTPSAPVKITAVSGTVTNKDKHTASVNQTVVAKSPSVSAVKTTKDKPAPTGALNVQSASTKSASASSAKTTKDKIQSLVNQTVSMKSPSTSDGKTAKDKSTPTIVQNIQSTATKSVPASGAKTIKNKLTASINQTVAVKSPSISDVKNTKDKPAPAVVQTALSTPVKAATASGSAADKDKVTASANQTTEIKAPTSTKEKPAPAQPIKVVITEDCESSKTKEQELKLKPGAPLVMTHKISLLPGGCTGSCEAEMAALKGRVARLEREMSSLKEKCPCSASCPNDCSGNGECEKGKCVCRKGFLGPDCSKCAQGAECNKKAAKGKVNKDSNVIKENMQEKSTKVELTLFEKKDQKKGIQAKETEGKPKVATIAKAGLVKTQAKLDTSVKKITLKVSPSATKTIRPTIGQVLLKHEGRKQEEARKGKTTVLASKKVLQKTELKLVKEGTETKSFPKSDQLKDEPQTNITQSNVKKSNGTARIVTVLSKVLATNKTRTGKESIEQSTLAEKNVTQSSGQKHIKKVKVDAVNVQSVDNKNTEAGKIGKGKVTQKSQYVVNSTATATSDEARALQNKTTTHVSGVTTRRLGGSGLGSVKVVNISSYSFTVTWSAPPGMFKNFTVIRREPRAEGDDDEHEEFEEEALEEEKVSTAKNTTEFQVHSESTNITAFSGKAVGSRGRAETKRISMVVPGSVRSIEFSNLRANTRYVLHIYGTAAERRSKIHRVIAATGPEPATEMVFSNVTESSITVSWSKPKTTFTGFRVTCTHIITGESRSMSIDSKQLHVVLSNLSAGISYMITVTSTHGRAQSDALSSTITTVPAPPTHLQAINVTDTRAVLQWTPSLGKVDRFIISYESSKTPNVTVTVMLSGNSVEHQLRGLQRGTLYTVKVLSQKDSLQSTAISTTFTTANVVKASEVGARSALIVWKTSTVVYHSYRVIYQVVGEETKELTLEPTITEYKLTGLLPMSRYIVLVQGERDGHYTPLVTSEFITGKVRFPFPTECSQELLNGALQSGEVDIYPQGREGQAVRVYCDMETDGGGWTVFQRRINGKTDFYRTWSEYNAGFGNLSEEFWLGNELLHNLTSIGPVSLRVDMRSGNDTAYAHYANFSIDSEEKYYTLTVSGYTGTAGDSMRYHNGRPFSARDKDPHSLGIHCAKAYMGGWWYKNCYKTNLNGLYGSNSNNQGIVWIDWKGKDSSIPFTEMKFRPSRFSPATHG
- the cyp21a2 gene encoding steroid 21-hydroxylase, translating into MAMEISVISVGAVLLVVLLFLLICIYDQRDKSTQGHHKGIVESRLLQYLYQFLPYSSSPSLPGPPSLFLIGNMMELTHDHLPIHLTNLAQRYGNIYRLKCGNTTMVVLNSSEVIREALVKKWSDFAGRPISYTGDIVSGGGRSISLGDYSEEWRAHRRLVHSALQRCCQQSLHAVIERQAVHLRKVLMDYQGSAVDLSEDFTVAASNVITTLAFGKEYDKSSSELQQLHNCLNEIVGLWGSSWISALDSFPLLRKLPNPVFARLLKEVARRDEIIGKHLNNYKSQDTKTEDAITGSLLQGLDKHHNTEHGALLTDTHVHMATVDLLIGGTETTAAWLNWTVAFLLHRPEVQTRVYEELCTVLEGQDPKYSDRHKLPVLCALISEVLRLRPVAPLAVPHRAIRDSSIAGYFIPKNTVIIPNLFGAHHDPGVWTDPYSFKPERFLEGGGGCTRALMPFGGGARLCLGESIAKMELFLFTAYLLRDFQFIPPEDEASLPNLRGVASVVLKINSFKVIARPRPVA